One genomic segment of Candidatus Margulisiibacteriota bacterium includes these proteins:
- a CDS encoding AarF/UbiB family protein: MEIRASLMPSGKGSKIASPVLSAASINSGSFPVLSRLPGTPPLSLTLSGQGIHAMQALTPRTGNNIPYDALRSTNRPLLTIKLNEILTHLVTAYCSQDTSLLPSPDRERIEKNIEILKQAPFEIALTESYSINAHSHPQKRIVYVDLGIFDALIKHPELANWDTIAFVVAHEISHTIYAEQTELAPEEKEKWGAHDMENQCDRDALVMMDKARFNVRYAGFEFFPDRELSPDSTNYGLIQSHPNPYARNSFIKEQVRNSYPEAYANESSARIFSGEEIEEIRILSPFEEAMKRKNGPGAKDITAGLLRCFDALAEYLFIISPGYPFANRDYWLTSSESPDLSRSIPDPGWRENFKLFLAVQSSKGISNETALRGKYAKCFPNDTNQERFESFAWHYFVDEINRASFRADLEDRLAQAVSNIRDRAAKEGDIKWLRDGIERIDRIESATRARDLAELKIAGIVLFLDLPDSTKETLIDIFSEIIGIPRKENSGAKVLIALLRALPALDCLRKNNSKRDLPYESILRRFNKVLSERIFNAISATPQNAQETACFIELLSLSLFNGIPVNNLLGRTKVIYKLEAGLLLPHLHAIVKENNKGLIILLFRLLAPETIAEILKDKIIFSFLLENHLFEALAPFDLGRVMPLERIEEIIFSDKLSSFWFVVLDCAAYRYTTKEADELLHRIPSLLKIIENKLKDPEKDGETRQHLAATIEKLLSKNKTPGEFTIDDYCKIFEIYPAIANTDTLLKYIKNAKIEELMQLLRAINFSLGLSDAFQIKIVVKELASRFGIDLDKQMADILVEPNTRGYYRLKPQILNRARGFSQVILSFDDLLGFNKKSSNDLLVSPDEFKEYQEELSDEMFLLLIKTSRSGPKTFLVSAFIDKLIRENRFNEEALMKLTEASGDQTMLNLKIPENGLPPASEGLGRRISHRDLIYLAYFHRHGFDNLRRLATSELQAWFNKYWPHKSTYRDVVLVKLFRDTFNQLSLDDQQLVISLFHHEERAFKFKVNCYEEHIKNQRSLDDKINLLCSIFPEPSPTRDQYLNEILRSTSFTVTEYGSVINPLFSRKSRQYQRKESIALGTVGAALTQESPKNKMEILLWLLGKGGKPGAITMQENGIGANLDELKELFAASKSFRDEIIENFFAGNKGLFSPDNHESLEKFINAALADHLQIKKGDSGSTIKLKQFAEKALKEFFRLGLMSTKLRIMQALINQLIENRGRLSLEALISAFLGALGVVGVKLAQILASRREIEAGYPELYSRLNELKDNANPMTIEEAMEAIYTNPILVSKNVKIIRPVGSASIKGVFLVEIEGREYILKVRRARAYKDLQEEEASFRELLEALKPELKAVYSVSHLPDYAGRIFSWIKEEIDFEKEKSNSRRLNRAVAGHSSKNISVAVPCVVMELSNHNTIIENAAPGVSLKEAEQDPAKAELISTVKSLIQRIFLAQIFREGFFHADPHGGNIFIHQAGDKKLVNFIDTGLCAEIDEATREFLKRITHPLKRDILTALKTFLPPEVFAINQAMIVKEVSAIEKLAPQRQGLALLALFDKLKNYETPDVLVRVFTGISKAPFLFEMFAENRDEYLKVWSFTLVEKARAFLAEGKSRLFKKK, encoded by the coding sequence GTGGAAATTAGAGCATCATTAATGCCGTCAGGTAAAGGCAGTAAAATTGCGTCTCCAGTTTTAAGCGCCGCATCAATTAATAGTGGAAGCTTCCCCGTACTCTCTCGTCTTCCTGGAACACCTCCCCTTTCATTAACGTTAAGTGGGCAAGGAATACATGCTATGCAAGCCCTCACTCCCAGGACCGGTAACAACATCCCCTACGACGCTCTGCGGAGCACCAATCGCCCGCTTCTCACTATTAAATTGAACGAGATATTAACCCATCTGGTTACTGCTTATTGCAGTCAAGACACATCTTTGCTTCCCTCGCCTGATCGGGAGAGGATAGAAAAAAATATTGAGATACTTAAACAAGCGCCTTTTGAAATAGCTCTTACAGAATCGTATTCAATTAATGCCCATTCTCATCCGCAGAAAAGAATAGTGTATGTTGACCTGGGCATCTTTGATGCCCTTATTAAACACCCTGAACTTGCTAACTGGGATACGATCGCTTTTGTGGTTGCCCATGAAATATCTCATACCATTTATGCGGAGCAAACCGAGTTGGCTCCTGAAGAAAAAGAAAAATGGGGAGCTCATGATATGGAAAACCAGTGCGACCGGGATGCCCTGGTCATGATGGATAAGGCGAGGTTTAATGTGAGATATGCTGGATTCGAATTCTTTCCTGATCGCGAGCTGTCTCCGGATTCAACCAATTACGGGCTAATTCAATCCCATCCCAACCCTTACGCGCGAAATAGTTTTATTAAGGAGCAGGTAAGGAACAGCTATCCGGAGGCTTATGCCAACGAATCATCGGCGCGAATATTTTCCGGCGAGGAAATTGAAGAGATAAGAATACTTTCGCCGTTTGAGGAAGCAATGAAGCGAAAGAACGGTCCTGGAGCAAAAGATATCACGGCCGGATTGTTAAGATGTTTTGACGCGCTGGCGGAATATCTTTTTATCATCAGCCCCGGATATCCGTTTGCAAATAGAGACTATTGGCTCACTAGCTCTGAATCTCCCGACTTGTCTCGTTCAATCCCCGATCCAGGTTGGCGCGAAAATTTTAAACTTTTTCTGGCAGTTCAAAGTAGCAAAGGAATATCCAATGAAACTGCGCTAAGAGGCAAGTATGCTAAATGTTTTCCCAATGATACGAATCAGGAAAGGTTTGAAAGCTTTGCCTGGCATTATTTTGTTGATGAAATTAATCGGGCCTCATTCAGGGCTGATCTGGAAGATAGATTAGCTCAAGCAGTGAGCAACATCCGGGATAGAGCTGCAAAAGAAGGTGATATAAAATGGCTGCGCGATGGAATTGAAAGAATAGATAGGATTGAAAGTGCAACCAGGGCCCGCGATTTAGCCGAGCTAAAGATTGCCGGCATTGTTCTATTTCTTGATTTGCCCGATTCGACCAAAGAAACGCTTATCGATATTTTTTCAGAAATTATTGGAATTCCACGGAAAGAAAATTCCGGCGCGAAAGTACTCATCGCGCTTTTGCGCGCTTTACCGGCTTTGGATTGTTTAAGAAAGAATAATTCAAAAAGAGATTTGCCCTATGAATCTATTTTAAGACGTTTTAATAAAGTATTATCCGAAAGGATCTTTAATGCAATTAGCGCTACCCCCCAAAATGCTCAAGAAACAGCTTGTTTTATTGAGCTCCTTTCCCTCTCCCTTTTCAATGGGATTCCCGTCAACAACCTCCTTGGAAGAACAAAAGTTATATATAAATTAGAAGCCGGACTGCTGCTTCCTCACCTTCACGCCATAGTTAAGGAGAATAATAAGGGACTTATTATTCTTTTATTTAGGTTGTTAGCGCCTGAAACTATCGCTGAAATACTAAAAGATAAAATAATATTCTCGTTTCTTTTGGAAAATCATCTTTTTGAAGCCCTGGCGCCGTTTGACCTTGGCAGAGTTATGCCGCTAGAGCGGATCGAAGAGATTATTTTTTCTGATAAACTTTCTTCTTTTTGGTTTGTTGTTTTAGATTGTGCGGCTTACAGATATACGACCAAAGAGGCCGATGAATTATTACATAGGATTCCGTCGCTGCTTAAGATTATAGAAAACAAATTGAAGGACCCTGAAAAGGATGGGGAAACCAGGCAACACCTCGCAGCAACAATAGAAAAACTATTGTCAAAAAATAAAACACCAGGAGAGTTTACAATAGATGATTATTGCAAAATATTCGAAATATATCCTGCCATAGCAAATACTGATACTTTGTTAAAATATATTAAAAATGCAAAAATAGAAGAGCTCATGCAACTTTTGCGGGCGATCAATTTTTCTTTAGGCTTGAGTGATGCGTTTCAAATCAAAATAGTTGTTAAAGAGCTTGCATCCAGATTTGGAATTGATCTTGACAAACAGATGGCTGATATTTTAGTTGAACCTAATACTCGCGGTTATTATCGGCTTAAACCTCAAATTTTGAATCGAGCCAGGGGGTTCTCACAAGTCATATTATCATTTGATGACTTATTAGGATTTAACAAAAAGAGTTCTAACGATCTGTTGGTTTCCCCTGATGAGTTTAAGGAATATCAGGAAGAGTTGTCGGATGAAATGTTTTTACTGCTTATTAAAACTTCGAGGTCCGGGCCTAAAACATTTTTAGTTTCCGCCTTTATAGATAAATTGATCAGGGAAAACAGATTTAATGAAGAAGCGCTGATGAAGCTAACTGAAGCTTCGGGCGACCAGACCATGCTTAATCTTAAAATCCCTGAAAATGGACTGCCGCCTGCCAGTGAAGGGCTGGGCAGGCGGATATCGCACAGGGATTTAATTTATTTAGCTTATTTTCATCGCCATGGCTTTGATAATTTGCGACGGCTTGCTACCAGCGAGCTTCAAGCGTGGTTTAATAAATACTGGCCGCATAAAAGCACTTATCGTGATGTTGTTTTGGTCAAGCTGTTTCGCGATACTTTTAATCAATTATCTCTCGATGATCAACAATTGGTTATTTCTCTTTTTCATCATGAAGAGCGAGCATTCAAGTTTAAAGTTAATTGCTATGAAGAACATATCAAAAACCAGCGATCCCTTGATGATAAAATAAACTTATTGTGTTCCATATTCCCGGAACCTTCCCCGACCCGCGATCAATATCTTAATGAAATCCTTCGATCGACTTCTTTTACCGTTACCGAATACGGCAGTGTAATTAATCCTTTATTCTCACGGAAGTCGCGGCAGTATCAAAGGAAAGAAAGCATTGCCCTAGGCACCGTGGGAGCCGCTCTTACGCAAGAAAGTCCGAAAAATAAAATGGAGATACTGCTCTGGTTGTTAGGCAAAGGCGGTAAACCGGGTGCTATTACAATGCAAGAAAATGGAATAGGGGCCAATCTTGATGAGCTCAAAGAATTGTTTGCCGCTTCAAAATCGTTCCGTGATGAAATTATTGAAAACTTTTTCGCCGGCAACAAAGGCCTCTTTTCTCCGGATAATCACGAGTCCCTGGAAAAATTCATTAATGCCGCACTGGCAGACCATCTGCAAATCAAGAAAGGTGATAGTGGATCTACGATAAAATTGAAGCAGTTTGCCGAAAAGGCCTTAAAGGAGTTTTTCCGCCTTGGCCTGATGTCAACTAAACTTCGGATCATGCAGGCATTGATCAATCAACTTATCGAAAATCGAGGCCGCCTTTCCCTTGAGGCGCTAATCAGCGCTTTCCTGGGAGCCCTGGGCGTAGTCGGCGTCAAGCTGGCGCAAATCCTTGCCTCCCGCCGGGAAATAGAAGCAGGTTATCCGGAACTTTACAGCCGGCTTAATGAGCTAAAGGACAATGCCAATCCGATGACTATTGAAGAGGCCATGGAAGCCATCTACACCAACCCGATCCTGGTCAGTAAAAATGTAAAAATAATTAGACCGGTCGGTTCAGCTTCGATCAAGGGGGTATTCTTGGTTGAAATCGAAGGTCGGGAATATATCCTCAAAGTTAGGCGCGCCAGAGCCTATAAAGATCTTCAGGAAGAAGAAGCAAGCTTTCGTGAACTTCTTGAAGCGCTTAAACCCGAGCTAAAAGCGGTCTATAGCGTATCACATTTACCTGATTACGCGGGTCGGATCTTTAGCTGGATAAAGGAAGAGATCGATTTTGAAAAAGAAAAGTCCAATTCCCGTCGTTTAAACCGGGCGGTCGCCGGACATTCTTCAAAAAATATTTCTGTGGCCGTTCCCTGCGTGGTGATGGAGCTTTCAAATCACAATACAATTATTGAGAATGCGGCTCCCGGCGTATCCCTTAAGGAAGCGGAGCAGGACCCTGCCAAAGCTGAATTGATCTCCACCGTGAAATCATTGATTCAGAGAATATTTCTGGCGCAAATCTTTAGGGAGGGCTTTTTCCACGCGGACCCGCACGGCGGTAATATTTTTATCCATCAAGCAGGGGATAAAAAGCTGGTTAACTTTATTGATACTGGTTTATGCGCGGAAATCGATGAAGCGACCAGAGAGTTTTTAAAAAGAATAACACATCCCTTAAAACGGGATATACTGACTGCCCTTAAAACCTTTCTTCCGCCGGAGGTTTTTGCAATAAATCAAGCAATGATCGTAAAAGAAGTTTCTGCCATTGAAAAATTGGCGCCGCAAAGGCAGGGACTGGCTTTACTCGCTCTCTTTGACAAACTTAAGAATTATGAGACGCCGGATGTTTTAGTGCGCGTATTTACCGGCATAAGCAAAGCTCCATTTCTTTTTGAAATGTTTGCCGAAAATCGGGATGAGTATCTTAAAGTATGGTCCTTCACCCTGGTAGAAAAAGCCAGAGCGTTCTTGGCGGAAGGCAAATCGCGCCTTTTTAAAAAGAAATGA